The following is a genomic window from Spirosoma foliorum.
CATTCACCATCGGCGGTCTATTCGATTAAAAGGTTATGATTATTCACAAGCGGGATTGTATTTCATAACCATCTGTTGTCAGGATAGAGCATGCTTATTGGGCGAAATAAAAAACGGCGAGTTGCAGCTAAATGACGCGGGTAAAATGGTGGAGGCTCAGTGGCTGGTCCTGCCAACCCGATTTACCCATATTGATTTGCATGAGTTTGTGGTTATGCCGAATCATTTTCATGGCATATTACAAATTACGGATGTAGGGGCGCCCCTTGTGGTCGCCCAAAAACACGAAGAAGGAAATGCGGAAGATATGGAAGGGCAACCACAAGGGATTGCCCCAACGATTGCCCCAACGATTGCCTCAGCGAGTACTCCAACTCCAGAGCGAAAAACGGTTGGTGATATGATGGATGCTTTCAAATCGATTACAACAGTTGAATACATTCGGGGTGTAAAAGGGATGGGCTGGATGCCTTTTAACGGTAAAGTGTGGCAGCGGAACTACTACGAGCACATTATACGAAATGAAGAGGCTTACCAAAACATTTCGGGTTATATTAGAGACAATCCGTCAAGATGGGATAATGATAAGTTTTATAGATAATGAAGCCTACCATGACAACAAATACCCCAACCAATATCGACGCCTACATCGCTGATTTCCCGGAAGCGACTCAGGTGCTTTTACAACAAGTTAGGCAGACGCTTAAACAGGCTGCACCAGAGGCTGAAGAAGCAATCAGCTATGGACTTCCTACCTTAAAACTGAACGGGAACCTGGTTCATTTCGGCGCGTTTAAAAACCATATTGGCTTCTATCCAGCGCCAAGAGCTTTAGAAGAGTTTAAGGAAGAGTTAGCTGGGTATAAAGGCGCAAAAGGGTCGGTTCAATTTCCGCTTGATCAACCACTTCCGTTAGAACTGATCACCCGAATTACGAAGTATCGGATTAATCAAAACCAGGCTAAAGTAGCGGCAAAAGGCAAAAAGAACGTGTAGTGCCTGATGAGTTCGCTACAGCTTACAAACTCATACCGCCATCGACAAAAATTGTTTGCCCCGTAACGTATCGGCCTGCGTCGGAGCAGAGGAGCGTGGCCATACCGGCAATGTCTTCGGGTTGACCTGCGGAGCCAACCGGAATGCTCATGCGGTCGCTTATGTGCTCGGGAATGGGGGGAGTTGGCTCACCGATGCGCGGTGTCTCGATAACGCCGGGTGAGAGATTATTAACCGTAACTCCTTTATCGGCGAGTTGTAACGCCAGATTCCGAACCATGTTGGCAACGGCTGCTTTGGTGCCCGCATACACGATCATGGCAGGGTGAGGCTTCAATTCCTGCACACTCCCGATGGTTAGAATTCGGCCCCAGCCACGCTTGGTCATACCGGGTGAAAATCGTTGAATCATCAACAATGTCGACTTCCAGTTGGCGTTTACCTGTTTATCGAAATCGTCGGGTGTGGTTTCCTGCCATTGATCCGGGACTTGTACGGATGCGTTAATCACCAGAATATCAATAGCTCCCAGTGCCTTAGCGGCCTGTGTGTATAGTTTCTCAATGGCATCCTCTTCTGCGAGATCGACGCCGATCACGGCACTTTTACGACCAAGTTGTCGAATGTGGTTGGCCACGTTTTGGGCCTCTTCGTTGCCACTCCGATTATGAACAATGACGTTTGCCCCAAATTCAGCCAGCGCCAGCGCAATGGCCTGACCAATCCCCTGACTGGAACCTGTGACAAGTGCGTTTTTATCGGAGAGGTTGAGTAAGTCTTTAATCATGGACGGTTTATGGTTTACGGTATTCGGTTAGGCTAGGCTGACGCGATGGTAATTGGTGCATCAGTCTACCGTAAACCGAATACTGTAAACCATAAACAAACTAAATCTTCTCTAAAACTTAGCCAACGACCGTTAATACGTTTTCGTCATATCGGCGGGGATAGCGATGACAAAGTCGGCAAGATTCCGATTCTCGCTCGCAGGTTTGTCGATGTCGGGTATCTCAACTGAGGAAATCGTTAGGATTTTGAGTGTAGGTTGTTGCTTACGCAGGTACCACACAATTCCCTCGAAATTTTTAGAATGATAATCGCCGTTAAAATGCAGTAATGTCTGACCGGGTTTCCGGTTTTGCAGAATGAAATGGGCCATCGTTGCGTCTTTAATGGCCTGGGCGCGGGCGAAGTTGGCCGTCATATCGCTCGTCATTCCATGCGGATTGGTGTTGGCGGCACTGGTAGTGCTGCCGGGTGAGGAACTTCCACCCATCATATCCATCATGCCTTTATAGCCTGGGAGCGTTAAATCGACGGTGAGGGGTAACGGAGCCATCTGGGTTTTTGCTTCGGCAGAAACCGTATCGAGCGCGGCTAATCCCTGTCTCGATACTAGTCGGGCATATCGGCGGGGTACATTCGTGGCTATAAATGGGATATGCTCCTCGCGGGCAAAATCGGCAATGGGTTTGTAATCGGTATTGAAATTAGACCATAAGCGGGCTTGCGTAGCTAATTCTTTGGCCGTTGTTTTACCCTGAACATAGTCGGTGAGCGCGGTTTGATTGTCTGCTTCGAACATCTCGGCACCAAGTATTAGATTGCCTTTTTTGGCTGCCTGCAAATCTTTGGTTAATTGGAATTCGAGCCAGTGGCAAATGGGGTCGTTGTGCAATTCGCCAAACAGCACAACGTCAGCTTCTACGGCTTGGCGAAGTAGTTTGGCGTAGGTTGTGGATTTTAAATTGGGAGTATATAATCGGTAGGCCGGTTTATCGGCGCGGAAGGCAATGGCCAGACAGCAAAGTAGTGGTACTAGGTAGCGCATCATATAGAAAGTTCTTTGTCGAAATGGCGGACAAAGTTATTTTGAAAGATTCTAAGGTAGCAATCCTAGCAATCCAAACGGCAGCTAAACTATAATTCTGTCAAAAAAAGCCCCTATCTTAACATGTAGTGCCATCAGTTTGCTTTCGGATGTTAACCAATCCGCAAAACAATTAGTTACCTAGTCGGTTATTAGTCCTCTTCCTCCTATGAATTTAGTAGAAACCCTGCGTCAGTTTCCCGCTTTCGATGGTGTGCCTGATGAACAGCTTCAGTGGGTCATTGGCCGCTCTGAAGAGGTTACCATTCCTGCCGAAACGATCATTTATAAAGCGAATGACCCCGTCGATTATCTATCGCTATTGTTGGAAGGCCGCATCCGGATTGATACAGGCACCAACAGCTCAGGTGATGAAATTCTGACCTACGATGCCCATGCCATTTTGGGTGTGCTACCCTTTTCGCGGATGAAAAGCATTCCGAATCGGATGGTGACCGAAAAGGAAACCCGCTTACTTCGGCTCCACCGCAACCAACTGCCCGACCTGATTCATGCCTGCTATGAACTGACCGAAGCTCTAGTTCATCAGATGACTACCCGCGTTCGGGATTTTACGAAGTTGACGCAGCAGAATGAAAAAATGGCATCGCTTGGGCGCTTGTCGGCAGGGTTGGCGCACGAACTGAATAATCCTGTGGCTGCCGTCGTGCGTTCCGCCGATACACTGAAAACGCATATGCGAGCCACCCCCGAAGCCTTCAAAACCATCATGCATCTCAACCTGACCGACGAGCAGGTGGATTCGGTCAACACGGTATTTTTCGGGAAATTAGATCAATGTCTGGCCAAAGGGGCTGGTTCGCCCATGACGTTGCTGGAGCGGAGTAATCTCGAAGATGATCTGACCGACTGGCTCGACGATCATGGGGTAGATGACTCGATGGATTTAGCTGGTCCCTTAGTCGAATACTGCTTTACCGTCGAGGACCTGGACTGGATTCTGGAAAAAATTGGCGATAAGAATTTGCTGGGTGTAGTCACCTGGCTGGTTAATAATCTGGTGACCGAGAAATTAGTGCTGGATATTAGTGAGGCTTCTAAACGAATCTCGACGCTGGTCAACTCCATTAAAAACTATACCCACATGGACCGGGGAACCGGGAAAGAACGCATCCAATTGGCAGAAGGCATTCGGAATACGCTTACTTTGCTGGATCATAAAGTCAGAAGTAAACACATTAACCTGACACTGAACTTGCCCAGTGATTTGCCCGACGTTTGTGGCTGGCCGGGTGAATTGAATCAGGTCTGGACGAACCTAATCGACAATGCCGTTGATGCGCTGCCCGATGGTGGAACGCTTGAAATCAGCAGCCAACCCGACGGTTCAGACTTTGTATTGACTAAGGTAATTGATAATGGTTCGGGTATTCCGGGCGATATTCAGGACAAAATATTTGAACCGTTTTTTACAACAAAAGGAATTGGTAAAGGCACGGGCCTCGGTCTGGATATTGTTCAGGGCATTGTGAAACACCACAATGGTTCTGTCAAAGTCCAGTCAAAGCCAGGCCGAACGGAGTTTAGTGTTTGTTTACCGACTCAATGAGCGTTAAGAAAGGCGAAAGAGTGAGAGAGCGAATGAGTGGTCTGCCCTAGCGGTAGAAAACGACGCGCCAGCCGGAATGCCGGATCATCACTCTTTCACTCATTCGCTCTTTCACTCTTTGACTAATCTCATGAAACTACCCATCATTTTTGCCATTGACGACGATCCACAGGTATTACAGGCGATCCAGCAGGATTTGCGAAAAAAATACCGCAAGCAATACCGTATTATAGCCACCAGCTCCGTTCGCGAAGCGCTTGATTCCTTGCCCGAATTCAAGAAGAAAGGGGAGGAAGTGGCCCTGTTCCTGTCTGACCAGCGTATGCCTGAATTGACGGGTGTCGAGTTTCTGATGCAGGCCCGCAAGATTTTTCCGAATGCCAAACGGACCTTGCTCACGGCTTATTCGGACACCGATGCGGCTGTTCGGGCTATCAATGAAGTTCAACTGGATTACTACATTGCCAAACCCTGGGACCCACCCGAAGAAAAACTTTATCCGGTTCTGGATGATCTGCTCGGCGACTGGCAGTCAGACTACCGGCCTGCTTTTGAAGGCTTAAAACTGATAGGGTATCAATTCTCGTCACAGTCGCATGATTTAAAGGATTTTCTGGCGGGCAACCTATTCCCCTATCAGTGGCTCGATATTGAAAATGACCCTCAGGCGCAGGAGCTACTTGATTTGCACGACAAAAATCGGAATGATTTACCCGCTGTCGTACTGGAAGATGGAACCGTCCTGGCACGACCTACGATTGCTGAGTTGGGTGGTAAGCTAGGTTTACAACCTAAAGCAACGCAAAGTCTTTACGATCTGGCGATTATTGGAGCTGGGCCTGCTGGACTGGCCGCTGCGGTATATGGTGGCTCCGAAGGATTGAGAACCATTCTGGTCGATAAACGAGCCCCTGGTGGACAGGCAGGTACGAGCTCGCGAATTGAAAATTACCTCGGCTTCCCCAATGGACTGAGTGGCGCTGATTTGACCCGTCGGGCTATTGCGCAGGCGCAACGCTTTGGCGTCGAATTTCTGGCTCCTCAGGAAGTTGTCTCCATTCAATCGCAGGGGCAATACAAACACATTAAAATGGCCGATGATAGTGAGGTGGTAGCACGGGCTATTGTGCTAAGCACAGGGGTATCGTACCATAAATTAGAGAACGAAAGCCTCGACAAATTTACCGGAGCTGGCGTTTACTATGGGGCAGCTACCACCGAAGCATATGCTTTCAAAGGAAAGCCGGTTTATGTAGTTGGCGGTGGTAATTCGGCGGGGCAAGGGGCTATGTATTTGTCGAGAACGGCATCGAAAGTATTCATCTGCGTCCGTCGCCCTGACTTGTCCGAAACCATGTCGCAATACCTTATTGACCAGATCGGCCGAACGCCAAATATTACTGTCTTGGGTTGTACCGAAATTGTTGAGGGGTTAGGTAATGACCTCCTGGAATGCCTGGTGCTGGAAAATATGGATTCGCACGAACGTCGGACCGTGAAAGCTGCCGGGCTGTTTATCTTCATCGGCACAAAACCCCTGACCGACTGGATCGAAATGAATATCATCAAAGATCCCAAAGGATTCATCGCGACTGGGCGCGATCTGGCTCGTTACGCCGACTTCAAGCAAGTATGGAAGCATGACCGGGAGCCGTACCTACTCGAAACATGCAGCGCAGGCATTTTTGCCGCTGGCGATGTGCGAGCTGGAGCCATGAACCGGGTTGCCTCGGCCGTAGGTGAAGGCGCTATGGCCGTGAGCTTTGTTCATAAATACCTGGCCGAAAACTGATTACTTGATGTATGATATAGGGTATATGATGTATGATGTGGCTGACGCGAAAGGAATCATCATATATCCTACTTCATACATCCTACATCTCATATAAACCCAATACTATGATTAGACCAACTATTTGCGAACACCTGTCTGCTTTGACAGAAATCCGTACGGCTCGTGAGTACGTATGTGAAGAGTGCATTAAAACTGGCGATTCGTGGGTGCATTTGCGTACCTGCCAGACCTGCGGTACAACACTCTGCTGCGATTCTTCGCCCAATAAACATGCTACAAAGCATTTTCTGGTCAGTGAGCACCCTGTTGTGGTCTCGTCTGAGCCGGGCGAACGATGGTTGTGGTGTTTTGTAGATGAACAAATGGTAAATTATTAAACAAGGAACTCACGATTCAGGTTAAGACTTTCACGATTACTGTAGGCTTACTAATCCTATGCCGATCGCACACCCAAAACCGTACCTGAATGATTGCCGAACAAACACTTACTGACCAATATTTTCGGGTAAGAGCTCACTCCGAAACAATTTGTCAGGGGCTTGAAACCGAAGATTATGTAGTGCAACCCATTGTTGATGTTAGTCCGCCTAAATGGCATTTGGGGCACACAACCTGGTTCTGGGAAACCTTCGTTTTAGTCCCTAACGCACCAGATTATCGACCCTTCCACGACGATTTTAGTTACGTATTTAATAGTTACTACGAGACAGTTGGTAAGCGTGTGCTGCGAACAGATCGTGGGAATCTGAGTCGCCCAACTGTGGAAGGCGTATACATGTACCGTGATTATGTGGATGAGCACATGAGCCGGTTCTTGAATAAGGCAGAGTTATCGCCTGAACTTCACGCGCTTATTGAATTAGGCCTGAATCATGAGCAACAACACCAGGAATTGCTTATTACCGATATCAAGTACATTCTGGGTCACAATCCACTATTGCCGATTATTAAGATGCCTATCGTTGAGCATCTGCGACAGGCAATAAATCCGCCCGTTTCAATAAAGGAGGGCATCTATTTAATTGGACATCCGTCTACCTCCCAATCGTTTTATTTCGACAACGAACTAGGGCAGCATAAGGTCTATCTGAACGATACAACGCTCTATGGAAATCTGGTTACCAATGGCGAATACCTGGAGTTTATAGAAGCTGGTGGCTATACGGATTTCCGCCATTGGCTGTCGGATGGTTGGGCGTGGGTACAAGCTAATGCTATAAAGGCTCCTTTATATTGGCACCAGATTGATGGCGAGTGGTGGAATTATACATTCGACGGATTAACGCCGATTGATTTGGCTGTTCCGGTTTGCCACGTGAGTCAATATGAAGCCGATGCTTACGCCCGCTGGAAAGGAACGCGTTTGCCTACTGAATTTGAATGGGAAGTGGCCGCCGTGGATTCGTCAGCCGTGGGCTCGGGCACAGTACAGACAACTAGTCGTCAACTTAACTGGGGGACTCGTTGGGAGTGGACCAATTCGGCCTATTTGCCTTACCCCGGTTTTATAACGGCAGCAGGTGCCGTAGGTGAATACAATGGTAAATTTATGAGTGGCCAAATCGTTCTGCGTGGGGCTTCGGTAGCTACTCCCGAAGGTCATTCGCGGCCGACTTATCGCAATTTTTTTCAACCAGACAAACGATGGCAGTATACGGGAATACGCTTGGTGGAGCGGGCATAGGGCAGGGAGCAGAGGGCACGCGGTTGAGTTTAGAAAGTGGTAGGGGTGATGTTGATACAATTATGCCCTCCGCCCTTGCCGATGAAGTGCGGACGGGTTTGCAGAAAACACCCAAGCGATTATCGTCTCGGTTTTTCTATGATGCCGAGGGGAGCCGACTGTTTCAGGAAATTATGCATGCGCCGGAATATTACCTGACCCGCTCAGAGTACGAAATTCTGGATACATATAAAGCTGATTTACTTCGCCAATTTGCAACTGATAACCGCCCATTTGAACTGGTTGAACTGGGTGCGGGCGACGGCCTGAAAACGAAAATTCTACTCGGATTCTTTGCCGATAAAAACGCCGACTTTACCTATGCGCCGGTCGATATTTCGGTTGATGCACTGGATGAATTAGTGATTGACCTTCGTCAGAAATGGCCTGATCTTCGGCTTAATCCCCGGCACGATGACTATTTCAACGCCCTCGAGCAACTGTCGGAAGAATCAGACGCTCGGCGGGTTGTTTTATTTCTAGGCTCGAACATCGGCAACTTCGCACCTGAAGATGCAATTGATTTTTATCAGCAACTTCACGACCATCTCCAACCCGGCGATTTGGTACTGACGGGCTTTGATCTACAGAAACATCCGGCTGTGATTCATGCTGCTTACAATGATAAGCAGGGGATAACACGAGCTTTCAATCTAAATCTGCTCCGACGAATCAATCGTGAGCTGGATGCTAATTTCGATTTGAGTGCTTTTGATCATTACGAAGTATACAATCCCGAAACAGGCGAAGCGCGCTCGTATCTGGTGAGCCAGAAAGCGCAAACTGTTCAAATTGGCGCATTAGACATGACCGTGCCGTTCGACTACGGTGAAATCATTCATACCGAGATTTCCCGGAAATTTACGCGGGCGCAGATTGAAAACTTAGCCCAGCAAACGGGTTTTTCGGTGACGGGCTGGTTTACCGACTGCAAAGGGTACTTTGCGGACGTTGTGTTTGAACGATAGAGCTGTTTAAGCTTTTCCTGTTAAATATGAGTGTAATTTTTGTCATTCCGACCTTAGGAGGAATCTCTAGCTCCCCTACTAATCAACCTTGAGATTCCTCCTAAGGTCGGAATGACAAAAAACGATGCATTTTCAGCCTGAATGAGAAAGTTTAAACAGCTTCGATGATAAACAAACAAGCCCAACTAATATAGTTGGGCTGTTCGCATAGTTTAGGTTAAGAAAAAAGTAAGATTGGGCTATTGCTTATCCCACCACACGTGGGTATCCAGATTATCAGGACCTTGCCGTGTAACAGCTTCCTGGCGGTTGGCTGTATTGACAGATTGCTCAGAATCTGGATAGGATAAGCGGTAAATGAAATTCCCTTTGATTTCTTTACCCGGATAAGGGTTAGGTGTTAGCGCGGGAAATCCACTACGTCGGAAGTTAGCGAACAATTCAGGGCCGTTCAGGAATGAAACAATCCAATACTGGGTGTTAATCACTTCAAGCCCTT
Proteins encoded in this region:
- a CDS encoding iron chaperone yields the protein MTTNTPTNIDAYIADFPEATQVLLQQVRQTLKQAAPEAEEAISYGLPTLKLNGNLVHFGAFKNHIGFYPAPRALEEFKEELAGYKGAKGSVQFPLDQPLPLELITRITKYRINQNQAKVAAKGKKNV
- a CDS encoding UBP-type zinc finger domain-containing protein; this encodes MIRPTICEHLSALTEIRTAREYVCEECIKTGDSWVHLRTCQTCGTTLCCDSSPNKHATKHFLVSEHPVVVSSEPGERWLWCFVDEQMVNY
- the egtD gene encoding L-histidine N(alpha)-methyltransferase: MPSALADEVRTGLQKTPKRLSSRFFYDAEGSRLFQEIMHAPEYYLTRSEYEILDTYKADLLRQFATDNRPFELVELGAGDGLKTKILLGFFADKNADFTYAPVDISVDALDELVIDLRQKWPDLRLNPRHDDYFNALEQLSEESDARRVVLFLGSNIGNFAPEDAIDFYQQLHDHLQPGDLVLTGFDLQKHPAVIHAAYNDKQGITRAFNLNLLRRINRELDANFDLSAFDHYEVYNPETGEARSYLVSQKAQTVQIGALDMTVPFDYGEIIHTEISRKFTRAQIENLAQQTGFSVTGWFTDCKGYFADVVFER
- a CDS encoding FAD-dependent oxidoreductase; its protein translation is MKLPIIFAIDDDPQVLQAIQQDLRKKYRKQYRIIATSSVREALDSLPEFKKKGEEVALFLSDQRMPELTGVEFLMQARKIFPNAKRTLLTAYSDTDAAVRAINEVQLDYYIAKPWDPPEEKLYPVLDDLLGDWQSDYRPAFEGLKLIGYQFSSQSHDLKDFLAGNLFPYQWLDIENDPQAQELLDLHDKNRNDLPAVVLEDGTVLARPTIAELGGKLGLQPKATQSLYDLAIIGAGPAGLAAAVYGGSEGLRTILVDKRAPGGQAGTSSRIENYLGFPNGLSGADLTRRAIAQAQRFGVEFLAPQEVVSIQSQGQYKHIKMADDSEVVARAIVLSTGVSYHKLENESLDKFTGAGVYYGAATTEAYAFKGKPVYVVGGGNSAGQGAMYLSRTASKVFICVRRPDLSETMSQYLIDQIGRTPNITVLGCTEIVEGLGNDLLECLVLENMDSHERRTVKAAGLFIFIGTKPLTDWIEMNIIKDPKGFIATGRDLARYADFKQVWKHDREPYLLETCSAGIFAAGDVRAGAMNRVASAVGEGAMAVSFVHKYLAEN
- a CDS encoding SDR family NAD(P)-dependent oxidoreductase, which encodes MIKDLLNLSDKNALVTGSSQGIGQAIALALAEFGANVIVHNRSGNEEAQNVANHIRQLGRKSAVIGVDLAEEDAIEKLYTQAAKALGAIDILVINASVQVPDQWQETTPDDFDKQVNANWKSTLLMIQRFSPGMTKRGWGRILTIGSVQELKPHPAMIVYAGTKAAVANMVRNLALQLADKGVTVNNLSPGVIETPRIGEPTPPIPEHISDRMSIPVGSAGQPEDIAGMATLLCSDAGRYVTGQTIFVDGGMSL
- a CDS encoding ATP-binding protein; this translates as MNLVETLRQFPAFDGVPDEQLQWVIGRSEEVTIPAETIIYKANDPVDYLSLLLEGRIRIDTGTNSSGDEILTYDAHAILGVLPFSRMKSIPNRMVTEKETRLLRLHRNQLPDLIHACYELTEALVHQMTTRVRDFTKLTQQNEKMASLGRLSAGLAHELNNPVAAVVRSADTLKTHMRATPEAFKTIMHLNLTDEQVDSVNTVFFGKLDQCLAKGAGSPMTLLERSNLEDDLTDWLDDHGVDDSMDLAGPLVEYCFTVEDLDWILEKIGDKNLLGVVTWLVNNLVTEKLVLDISEASKRISTLVNSIKNYTHMDRGTGKERIQLAEGIRNTLTLLDHKVRSKHINLTLNLPSDLPDVCGWPGELNQVWTNLIDNAVDALPDGGTLEISSQPDGSDFVLTKVIDNGSGIPGDIQDKIFEPFFTTKGIGKGTGLGLDIVQGIVKHHNGSVKVQSKPGRTEFSVCLPTQ
- a CDS encoding ChaN family lipoprotein, whose protein sequence is MRYLVPLLCCLAIAFRADKPAYRLYTPNLKSTTYAKLLRQAVEADVVLFGELHNDPICHWLEFQLTKDLQAAKKGNLILGAEMFEADNQTALTDYVQGKTTAKELATQARLWSNFNTDYKPIADFAREEHIPFIATNVPRRYARLVSRQGLAALDTVSAEAKTQMAPLPLTVDLTLPGYKGMMDMMGGSSSPGSTTSAANTNPHGMTSDMTANFARAQAIKDATMAHFILQNRKPGQTLLHFNGDYHSKNFEGIVWYLRKQQPTLKILTISSVEIPDIDKPASENRNLADFVIAIPADMTKTY
- the egtB gene encoding ergothioneine biosynthesis protein EgtB, whose protein sequence is MIAEQTLTDQYFRVRAHSETICQGLETEDYVVQPIVDVSPPKWHLGHTTWFWETFVLVPNAPDYRPFHDDFSYVFNSYYETVGKRVLRTDRGNLSRPTVEGVYMYRDYVDEHMSRFLNKAELSPELHALIELGLNHEQQHQELLITDIKYILGHNPLLPIIKMPIVEHLRQAINPPVSIKEGIYLIGHPSTSQSFYFDNELGQHKVYLNDTTLYGNLVTNGEYLEFIEAGGYTDFRHWLSDGWAWVQANAIKAPLYWHQIDGEWWNYTFDGLTPIDLAVPVCHVSQYEADAYARWKGTRLPTEFEWEVAAVDSSAVGSGTVQTTSRQLNWGTRWEWTNSAYLPYPGFITAAGAVGEYNGKFMSGQIVLRGASVATPEGHSRPTYRNFFQPDKRWQYTGIRLVERA
- a CDS encoding transposase, whose amino-acid sequence is MNTYNPAIHHRRSIRLKGYDYSQAGLYFITICCQDRACLLGEIKNGELQLNDAGKMVEAQWLVLPTRFTHIDLHEFVVMPNHFHGILQITDVGAPLVVAQKHEEGNAEDMEGQPQGIAPTIAPTIASASTPTPERKTVGDMMDAFKSITTVEYIRGVKGMGWMPFNGKVWQRNYYEHIIRNEEAYQNISGYIRDNPSRWDNDKFYR